The Sporocytophaga myxococcoides genome window below encodes:
- a CDS encoding 2,3,4,5-tetrahydropyridine-2,6-dicarboxylate N-succinyltransferase — MKEIIERAWNDRSILNDQEVQIAIRTIIEELDKGIRRVAEPTENGWQVNEWIKKAVILYFPIQKMKVTEVGPLEFHDKMELKKGYDKLGVRVVPHAVARYGAFLAKGVIMMPSYVNIGAYVDEGTMVDTWATVGSCAQIGKNVHLSGGVGIGGVLEPVQAAPVIIEDGAFIGSRCIIVEGVRVGKEAVIGANVCLTGSSKVIDVTGDKPVEYKGFVPERSVVIPGSYTKKFPAGDFQVPCALIIGKRKPSTDLKTSLNDALRENDVAV, encoded by the coding sequence ATGAAAGAGATTATTGAAAGAGCCTGGAATGACAGAAGTATATTGAATGATCAGGAAGTACAAATTGCAATCAGGACAATTATTGAAGAACTGGATAAAGGTATCAGAAGGGTTGCAGAGCCAACTGAAAATGGATGGCAGGTAAATGAGTGGATTAAAAAAGCAGTTATTCTTTATTTCCCGATTCAGAAAATGAAGGTTACAGAAGTAGGTCCACTTGAGTTTCACGATAAAATGGAGCTTAAAAAAGGATATGATAAACTGGGAGTAAGGGTTGTACCTCACGCTGTTGCGAGATATGGAGCATTTCTGGCAAAAGGGGTTATCATGATGCCTTCTTATGTAAATATTGGCGCTTATGTAGATGAAGGAACAATGGTCGACACTTGGGCAACTGTTGGTAGCTGTGCTCAGATTGGAAAAAATGTTCACTTGAGTGGTGGAGTTGGTATAGGTGGTGTTTTAGAACCTGTTCAGGCTGCTCCAGTGATCATCGAGGATGGCGCATTTATCGGATCAAGATGTATAATTGTGGAAGGTGTACGTGTTGGGAAAGAAGCGGTTATAGGGGCAAATGTTTGTCTTACAGGTAGTTCTAAAGTGATTGATGTGACAGGGGATAAACCTGTTGAATATAAAGGGTTTGTGCCGGAAAGATCGGTTGTAATTCCAGGTTCTTACACAAAAAAATTCCCTGCAGGTGACTTTCAGGTTCCTTGTGCATTGATTATTGGGAAAAGAAAACCAAGTACAGACCTTAAGACATCTCTTAATGATGCATTAAGAGAAAATGATGTAGCAGTTTAA
- a CDS encoding MotA/TolQ/ExbB proton channel family protein — protein MENQTSSTGKFNSWFAVAAIVLAILFSFILYFKVLGNPANFQGDNIANHPKEGNYLGIVYKGGLIVPILMSFNLMVLVFSIERIITITKASGSGSVNSFIRKIKGYLSSNDIRAAIEECDKQKGSVGNVVKSVLYKYEGLSKEAGLSKDQKLASIQKELEEATSLELPMLEKNLTIIATLASVATLTGLLGTVIGMIKAFAALATAGSPDAVALANGISEALINTALGIAASALAIIAYNFFTSKIDDLTYNIDEIGFSITQSFSAGTK, from the coding sequence ATGGAAAATCAAACTTCTTCTACGGGAAAATTTAATTCCTGGTTCGCTGTGGCAGCCATCGTATTGGCAATTCTTTTCAGTTTCATTCTTTATTTCAAAGTGTTGGGTAATCCTGCTAACTTTCAGGGTGATAATATTGCAAACCATCCAAAAGAAGGGAACTATCTTGGTATAGTTTATAAAGGTGGTTTGATTGTACCAATTCTAATGTCATTCAATTTAATGGTACTTGTTTTTTCAATTGAAAGAATCATTACTATAACAAAAGCATCAGGCAGTGGTTCGGTGAATTCTTTCATCAGAAAAATTAAAGGTTATCTTTCTTCAAATGATATCAGAGCTGCTATTGAAGAGTGCGATAAACAAAAAGGTTCTGTAGGAAACGTAGTTAAGTCTGTTCTTTATAAATATGAAGGTCTGTCTAAAGAGGCTGGACTGAGCAAAGATCAGAAACTGGCTTCAATACAGAAAGAGCTTGAAGAAGCTACTTCACTGGAACTTCCAATGCTTGAGAAAAACCTTACAATTATAGCTACTCTTGCATCCGTTGCTACTCTTACTGGTCTATTAGGAACTGTAATTGGTATGATAAAAGCGTTCGCAGCACTTGCTACTGCAGGTTCTCCAGATGCAGTTGCTCTTGCGAACGGTATCTCTGAAGCACTTATCAACACTGCATTGGGTATTGCAGCTTCAGCTTTAGCCATCATTGCATACAACTTCTTCACAAGCAAAATTGATGATCTGACTTATAACATTGACGAAATAGGATTCAGCATCACTCAATCATTTTCAGCAGGTACTAAGTAA
- a CDS encoding PstS family phosphate ABC transporter substrate-binding protein, which translates to MQSNFRIYQLFILLILTFSCQEEKNNNNNNNNDNDVPEDTPVKGKIHIFSESSFKPAILPEKNTFEGIYTNAKIDISFTSERSAIDSFLRGKTEMIVVGRPLNDKELSPFKAKGIKVIQDIMAKDAIAFVLNKNFPDSLLSLNQLRDILSGKVKNWRDISPSFPLGKIVIAADQSNSGNLFFLKDSLGLDIKNIEIFSADSVAGVIDYVKGHSNAMGIIGVSWLSDADNIDSNDYYKQIKVAGLYEDDKEKFSLPFQGNIADGSYPLKRNIYLIYSGARTGLRTGFASFILGDRGQKIILKTGIVPAKMPGRDIEFKYE; encoded by the coding sequence ATGCAATCTAATTTTCGGATATATCAGCTCTTTATTTTGCTAATTCTGACATTTTCCTGCCAGGAGGAGAAAAATAATAATAATAATAATAATAATGATAATGATGTCCCGGAAGATACTCCCGTAAAGGGGAAGATTCACATATTTTCAGAGTCTTCTTTTAAACCAGCCATTCTTCCTGAAAAAAATACTTTTGAAGGTATATATACCAACGCCAAAATTGATATATCCTTCACTTCTGAAAGATCAGCAATAGATTCCTTTTTAAGGGGTAAAACCGAAATGATAGTAGTTGGGAGGCCCTTAAACGATAAGGAATTATCTCCCTTTAAAGCAAAAGGAATCAAAGTTATTCAGGATATAATGGCTAAAGACGCAATAGCTTTTGTCCTCAATAAAAATTTCCCTGATTCATTATTAAGTCTTAATCAACTCAGGGATATACTCTCTGGTAAGGTAAAAAACTGGAGAGATATCAGCCCCTCATTTCCATTAGGTAAAATAGTAATTGCTGCCGACCAGAGCAATTCAGGAAACTTGTTTTTCCTTAAAGATAGTTTAGGCCTGGATATCAAAAATATAGAAATTTTTTCTGCTGATTCTGTTGCGGGAGTTATAGATTATGTAAAAGGTCATTCAAATGCTATGGGAATCATTGGCGTTTCTTGGTTGAGTGATGCCGATAACATTGATTCTAATGATTATTATAAACAAATCAAGGTAGCAGGACTATATGAAGACGACAAGGAAAAGTTTTCTTTACCCTTTCAGGGAAATATTGCCGATGGTTCATATCCACTGAAAAGAAATATTTACCTGATTTATAGCGGAGCACGAACTGGCCTTAGAACAGGATTCGCCTCTTTTATTCTGGGGGATCGCGGACAGAAAATAATTCTTAAGACAGGAATCGTTCCGGCTAAGATGCCGGGAAGAGATATAGAGTTTAAATACGAATAA
- a CDS encoding metal-dependent transcriptional regulator — protein MLLSYTEENYLKAIYHLSEDGKFDVSTNAISDALNTKPASVSDMLKKLSQKEVINYIKYQGVSLTPSGLKIALQIIRKHRLWEVFLVEKLNFNWDEVHEIAEQLEHIQSNLLIERLDEFLGFPPFDPHGDPIPNGRGEMKAKKHTPLSETDLHNQGKVIGLKETSPLFLQYLDKAGIYIGAKIKVMDKIEFDGSLEILIDNKKTILVSNEVAKNILIAES, from the coding sequence ATGCTGCTGAGTTATACTGAAGAAAACTACCTTAAAGCGATTTACCACCTTTCCGAGGATGGCAAATTTGACGTTTCAACAAATGCCATTTCAGATGCTTTAAATACCAAGCCCGCATCTGTTAGTGATATGCTCAAAAAACTTTCGCAGAAAGAAGTCATTAACTACATAAAATATCAAGGTGTTTCATTAACACCAAGTGGCCTAAAGATCGCTTTACAGATAATTCGCAAACACAGGCTTTGGGAAGTTTTTCTGGTAGAGAAGTTAAATTTTAACTGGGATGAAGTTCATGAAATTGCAGAACAACTTGAGCACATTCAATCTAACTTGCTCATAGAGAGGCTAGATGAATTCTTAGGCTTCCCTCCTTTTGATCCTCATGGAGACCCGATTCCTAATGGGCGGGGAGAAATGAAAGCAAAGAAACATACTCCTTTATCAGAGACGGATTTACATAACCAGGGAAAAGTAATAGGATTGAAAGAGACCTCCCCTTTATTTCTTCAATATCTTGATAAAGCGGGAATTTATATAGGGGCAAAAATTAAGGTAATGGACAAAATTGAATTTGACGGTTCTCTAGAAATCCTGATTGATAATAAAAAAACGATACTTGTCTCAAATGAAGTAGCCAAAAACATTCTCATCGCAGAATCATGA
- a CDS encoding tetratricopeptide repeat protein, producing the protein MRNGILAGFALMQTLMVNAQTVQDATRSIELEQYEKAKKTLVELSKKDQKNPEIAYLLSDVYFQTGNADSAKVVAEQALAKNESPLYYVALGKSVYEGNDKSGENYFEKALVLSKSKDPKVLAGIAEFYINSPKYRNPDKAIGLLQTAISKDDKNPYYYSLMGDAYLAKNDGSKAIENFKKALNAKPGYPMAYLKMGNIYNKARNYNEGLKYYNEGLEKNPDYVLFHRQIGDLYYRAKQYQKAIASYKVYVENTDKNADNDFRYASFLFLNENYKDALNIFENLKKKDYPNPILYRLLGYSYYETGDVSKGLESMNEYWKKTNDKLVIGTDYEYMGKIYSKSGNDSLAIINYIKAVEKDSSKIELISEVAGMYFTNKQYGKAAEMFEARITKITPTAQDYLNLGKSYYYDKNYSAADSAFVKIVEMIPASPTGYLWRARANYSADTAPDKGKAKPYYEKVIELTQEDVQKNKKEITDSYAYLAYYYSVNKDKAKSNEYWTKVLELDPENKLAKQALGKK; encoded by the coding sequence ATGAGAAATGGTATTTTAGCTGGTTTTGCATTAATGCAAACATTGATGGTGAATGCTCAGACAGTTCAGGATGCTACCAGAAGTATTGAACTGGAACAGTATGAAAAAGCCAAAAAAACTTTGGTGGAGCTAAGTAAAAAGGATCAGAAGAACCCTGAAATTGCTTACCTGCTTTCTGATGTTTATTTTCAGACAGGAAATGCAGACTCGGCAAAGGTAGTTGCAGAGCAGGCTTTGGCAAAAAATGAAAGCCCCCTTTATTATGTTGCACTTGGCAAATCTGTTTATGAGGGAAATGATAAATCCGGGGAAAACTATTTTGAAAAAGCCCTTGTACTTTCAAAATCAAAAGACCCTAAAGTATTGGCTGGCATTGCTGAGTTTTATATCAATTCTCCAAAATACAGAAATCCAGATAAAGCTATTGGTTTGCTTCAAACTGCAATAAGCAAGGATGATAAAAATCCATATTACTATTCATTAATGGGGGATGCTTATCTTGCAAAAAATGATGGTTCCAAAGCAATCGAAAATTTTAAGAAAGCTTTGAATGCCAAACCTGGCTATCCTATGGCATATCTGAAGATGGGTAATATTTACAATAAGGCAAGAAATTATAATGAAGGGTTAAAGTATTATAATGAAGGTCTTGAGAAAAATCCTGATTATGTGCTGTTTCACCGTCAGATCGGAGACTTGTACTATCGTGCCAAACAATATCAAAAGGCCATTGCAAGCTATAAGGTTTATGTAGAAAACACAGACAAAAATGCAGATAATGATTTTCGATATGCGTCTTTCCTTTTCCTGAATGAAAACTATAAAGATGCCTTAAATATATTTGAAAATCTAAAGAAAAAAGATTACCCCAATCCAATACTTTACAGACTTCTGGGATACAGTTATTATGAAACAGGTGATGTTTCAAAAGGCTTAGAATCTATGAATGAATATTGGAAAAAAACAAATGACAAACTGGTTATAGGAACTGATTATGAATATATGGGTAAGATTTATTCAAAATCAGGCAATGACTCATTAGCTATAATCAATTATATAAAAGCAGTTGAAAAAGACTCATCTAAAATTGAATTGATCAGTGAAGTTGCAGGGATGTATTTTACAAATAAGCAATATGGAAAGGCAGCAGAAATGTTTGAAGCCAGAATTACAAAAATCACCCCAACAGCACAGGATTACCTGAATCTTGGAAAATCTTATTACTATGACAAAAACTATTCAGCTGCAGATTCTGCTTTTGTTAAAATAGTTGAAATGATTCCAGCATCTCCTACAGGATATCTTTGGAGAGCCAGAGCCAATTATTCAGCAGATACTGCACCTGACAAAGGAAAAGCCAAACCTTACTATGAAAAAGTGATCGAACTGACTCAGGAAGATGTTCAGAAAAATAAAAAAGAAATTACTGATTCCTATGCGTATCTGGCTTATTACTATTCAGTGAACAAGGATAAAGCCAAATCCAATGAATACTGGACGAAAGTGTTGGAATTAGATCCTGAAAATAAATTGGCGAAACAAGCTCTCGGAAAAAAATAA
- a CDS encoding metal ABC transporter solute-binding protein, Zn/Mn family — protein MKKYNYTLFTIFFIVFSGSIFSCSDKAPQKKKKLLIVTTTGMIADAVKNIADTSADVVALMGPGVDPHLYKATHGDLEKLSEADIIFYNGLHLEGKMAEILEKLAKTKPVIPVSNGIPHNLLMTAPQFANAFDPHIWFDVHLWTKSVAEIYNNLTRINNSKKDYYEHNAAKYLKQLDSLDKWVKHEIQSIPQERRVLITAHDAFGYFGKAYAIEVKGLQGISTSSDFGLNDITGLVNFIVSRKIKAVFVESSVSPKAIEAVVKGVKEKGHEISIGGTLYSDAMGAQGTFEGTYIGMVTSNVQKITFALK, from the coding sequence ATGAAAAAATACAATTACACTCTATTCACAATATTTTTCATAGTCTTTTCAGGATCCATTTTTTCCTGTTCTGACAAAGCTCCCCAAAAGAAGAAAAAACTATTAATTGTAACAACAACAGGTATGATTGCAGATGCAGTAAAAAACATTGCTGACACCTCTGCAGATGTTGTTGCGCTCATGGGACCAGGGGTTGATCCGCATCTTTATAAGGCTACTCATGGAGATCTTGAGAAGCTTTCGGAAGCAGATATTATCTTCTATAATGGTTTGCACCTTGAGGGGAAAATGGCAGAAATTCTGGAAAAGCTAGCCAAAACAAAACCTGTAATTCCGGTTTCCAACGGCATTCCTCATAACCTTCTAATGACTGCTCCTCAATTTGCCAATGCATTTGATCCCCATATTTGGTTTGATGTACATCTCTGGACAAAATCTGTTGCAGAAATTTATAATAACCTTACAAGGATCAATAATTCGAAAAAAGATTACTACGAGCATAATGCTGCAAAGTATTTAAAACAACTCGACTCTCTTGATAAGTGGGTAAAACATGAAATTCAGTCTATTCCTCAGGAAAGAAGGGTTTTGATTACGGCACATGATGCTTTCGGATATTTCGGTAAAGCTTATGCAATTGAGGTAAAAGGTCTCCAAGGTATTTCTACCTCATCTGATTTTGGATTAAATGATATTACCGGCCTTGTAAATTTCATTGTTTCGAGAAAAATTAAAGCTGTTTTTGTAGAGTCTTCCGTGTCTCCCAAAGCTATCGAAGCAGTAGTGAAAGGAGTAAAAGAAAAAGGACATGAAATCTCAATTGGTGGCACCTTATACAGTGATGCGATGGGTGCTCAGGGAACATTTGAAGGCACCTATATCGGAATGGTTACCAGCAATGTACAAAAAATCACTTTTGCCCTAAAGTAA
- a CDS encoding ExbD/TolR family protein: MAEVNTGGGGGKGGKKRSKKISTKIDMTPMVDLAFLLITFFMLTTTFNKPKIMEVKMPVKTEDNKKTNYKESETMTLVLGEENKVFYFMGLTNPQVESTDFSDQGIRKVLLQKNKSIPEFKVVIKAMDTSKYKNMVDILDEIHITGVKYYAIGKISPKDIELTKTVQGS; encoded by the coding sequence ATGGCAGAAGTAAATACCGGCGGGGGTGGTGGTAAGGGTGGTAAAAAAAGGAGTAAGAAGATTTCTACAAAAATAGACATGACACCTATGGTGGATCTTGCTTTCTTACTTATTACATTCTTTATGCTTACGACTACCTTCAATAAACCGAAGATTATGGAGGTAAAGATGCCAGTGAAAACGGAGGATAATAAAAAGACCAATTATAAGGAATCCGAAACAATGACACTGGTATTGGGAGAAGAAAACAAAGTCTTTTATTTCATGGGGCTGACTAATCCGCAAGTAGAATCAACGGATTTCTCGGATCAGGGAATACGAAAAGTATTACTACAGAAAAACAAGTCAATACCGGAATTTAAAGTAGTAATTAAGGCGATGGATACTTCCAAATACAAAAACATGGTAGACATTCTTGATGAAATCCATATCACAGGAGTAAAATACTATGCAATTGGTAAAATCTCTCCGAAGGATATTGAATTAACCAAAACAGTTCAGGGTAGTTAG
- a CDS encoding TerB family tellurite resistance protein has protein sequence MSTQNIHIAMGSLAYSIAKADGAIQSEEKETIKNLAQKEFQLGDGDIEWIDQMFNKLEKANIPLEEAYNYALDTLEANRFHFDFTQSMKSKCISFMERVAEAFNETSVEERSIISRFKKDVQRF, from the coding sequence ATGTCAACACAAAATATTCACATCGCAATGGGAAGCCTGGCCTACTCAATTGCAAAGGCTGATGGTGCAATTCAATCAGAGGAAAAAGAAACGATTAAAAACTTAGCACAAAAGGAATTTCAGCTGGGAGACGGTGATATTGAATGGATTGATCAAATGTTCAATAAGTTGGAGAAGGCTAATATACCTTTGGAAGAAGCTTACAATTATGCTTTAGATACTCTGGAAGCAAACAGGTTTCATTTTGATTTTACCCAAAGTATGAAATCAAAATGCATTAGTTTCATGGAAAGGGTAGCAGAAGCTTTTAATGAAACTTCAGTTGAAGAGAGATCTATTATTTCCAGGTTTAAAAAGGATGTGCAACGCTTTTAG
- a CDS encoding DedA family protein, producing the protein MGPESIIEFGGFAILLALVFIETGLLIGILIPGGETLLFTAGLLSGTEVLNVPLPLLMITLTLASIAGDLTGYTIGMKTRRHLFNREDSFIFKRSYLERAKAFYRKHGPVAIILGRFFPIIRTVNPLMNGAIDQPYMRFFSLTAIGCTLYVNSILLIGFYLGKTFPFLKSYLEVILLGIVLLFVLPLLIRIRKEKKNKEG; encoded by the coding sequence TTGGGGCCTGAATCAATAATTGAATTTGGAGGATTTGCCATTCTTCTTGCACTCGTGTTTATAGAGACTGGTTTGCTCATTGGCATATTAATCCCCGGTGGTGAAACTCTTCTATTTACAGCTGGCCTTTTATCCGGAACTGAGGTACTTAATGTGCCTCTGCCTCTTTTAATGATCACTCTGACATTGGCCTCCATTGCGGGAGATCTCACAGGGTATACAATTGGGATGAAAACCAGAAGGCATCTGTTTAACAGAGAAGACAGTTTTATTTTTAAAAGGAGTTACCTGGAAAGAGCTAAAGCATTCTACAGAAAACATGGTCCGGTCGCAATTATACTGGGCCGCTTTTTTCCAATTATCAGAACAGTCAATCCTTTAATGAATGGCGCTATAGATCAGCCTTACATGCGCTTTTTTTCCCTGACGGCCATTGGTTGTACACTGTATGTAAACTCAATTCTTCTGATTGGTTTTTATCTGGGTAAAACTTTCCCTTTTTTGAAAAGCTACCTTGAAGTCATTCTCCTTGGCATTGTTTTACTCTTTGTTCTGCCACTTTTAATAAGGATTAGAAAGGAAAAGAAAAACAAGGAAGGTTAA
- a CDS encoding ExbD/TolR family protein, whose amino-acid sequence MPKVKIPRKSISLDMTAMCDMAFLLLTFFMLTTKFKPEEPIAVDMPSSISESILPDANILTISIGKEGRVFYGLDGQEAKREVLKNISSKYGVTFTPAEEKKFILMSSFGSPVSELKKVLGSKEAEMKQPGIPIDSSNNQLRDWILYSARADKQLKVAVKGDKETDYKVISRVIAILQDLNINKIKLITTMEAKPQ is encoded by the coding sequence ATGCCAAAAGTAAAAATTCCTAGAAAAAGCATTTCACTGGACATGACAGCCATGTGTGACATGGCCTTCCTGCTGTTGACCTTTTTCATGCTCACAACCAAGTTCAAACCGGAAGAGCCTATCGCTGTAGATATGCCATCTTCAATTTCTGAAAGCATTCTTCCGGATGCCAACATCCTGACGATTTCTATAGGGAAAGAAGGAAGAGTATTTTATGGTTTGGACGGTCAGGAGGCTAAAAGAGAAGTTTTAAAAAACATCTCTTCTAAATATGGGGTAACATTTACTCCTGCTGAAGAGAAGAAATTTATCTTGATGTCTTCATTCGGATCACCTGTGAGCGAACTTAAAAAGGTGTTGGGCTCAAAAGAAGCAGAAATGAAACAACCAGGCATTCCGATAGACTCTAGCAATAATCAGTTAAGAGACTGGATTCTATATTCTGCCAGAGCTGACAAACAGCTGAAAGTCGCTGTGAAAGGTGATAAAGAAACTGACTACAAAGTGATATCAAGGGTTATTGCTATTCTACAAGACCTTAATATCAATAAAATCAAATTGATCACTACAATGGAGGCAAAACCCCAGTAG
- a CDS encoding 3-hydroxyacyl-CoA dehydrogenase family protein, which translates to MKNITIIGSGTMGNGIAHVFAQFGYEVSLCDVSAGALETGLKNIQQNIERQIKKEIIKPEQKSEILSKIKTFTLLNDGVKNADLIIEAATENQDVKLNLFRELDSIAPQSSILATNTSSISITKIAAVTKRPDKVIGMHFMNPVPVMKLVEVINGYSTSKLTTETIMEISVKLEKIPVEVNDYPGFVANRILMPMINESIFSLFEGVAGVTEIDTVMKLGMAHPMGPLQLADFIGLDVCLAILRVLHDGLGNPKYAPCPLLVNMVEAGHKGVKSGIGFYDYNKSGKDKLIPAERFL; encoded by the coding sequence ATGAAAAATATAACAATTATCGGATCGGGTACTATGGGCAATGGAATAGCTCACGTTTTTGCTCAATTCGGATATGAAGTAAGCCTTTGTGATGTATCTGCCGGAGCACTCGAAACCGGACTGAAAAACATTCAGCAAAATATTGAACGCCAAATTAAAAAAGAAATAATAAAACCCGAGCAGAAATCTGAAATTCTATCAAAAATAAAAACATTTACTTTACTAAATGATGGAGTAAAAAATGCGGATCTGATTATTGAAGCTGCAACGGAAAATCAAGATGTTAAATTAAATTTATTCCGGGAATTAGATTCTATAGCCCCACAATCCTCCATTCTGGCAACAAATACATCTTCTATTTCCATTACCAAAATTGCAGCTGTAACAAAACGACCTGACAAAGTAATAGGGATGCACTTTATGAACCCTGTACCCGTCATGAAACTGGTTGAAGTCATTAATGGGTATTCAACGTCCAAACTGACGACCGAAACAATTATGGAAATCTCAGTTAAGCTTGAAAAAATTCCTGTTGAAGTTAATGACTATCCGGGATTTGTGGCAAACAGAATCCTCATGCCTATGATTAATGAATCTATTTTTAGTCTTTTCGAAGGAGTTGCCGGAGTAACGGAAATAGATACTGTTATGAAACTTGGAATGGCGCATCCAATGGGTCCATTGCAATTGGCTGATTTCATTGGATTAGATGTTTGCCTGGCTATTCTAAGAGTGCTGCATGACGGACTGGGAAATCCTAAATATGCTCCTTGTCCTCTTTTGGTAAATATGGTGGAAGCCGGGCATAAAGGTGTGAAGTCGGGCATAGGATTTTATGATTATAACAAGAGTGGAAAAGACAAATTGATTCCAGCTGAAAGATTTTTATAA
- a CDS encoding energy transducer TonB — MSILEETETISVKKTEINSQATLNDIVFENRNKEYGAFIIRKEYGRYVTVAVVISAVVFFVGLVSPLIYNKYKPAEQEEIVQEVDLELMEVKDEKPEEEIPVEPPPPAEEPPKVAMSEFLEPEVTKDEQVVKDPPKNDDIVNPGPVDQDGDANLNDVISDGNGSGNAIVEAAPSNEPLLYVPEMPEFKGNMEEFFRKNVVYPTKAQNNGIEGKVFVQFVINTDGTVTDVKAIRGIGYGCDEEAERVTKKMVWTPGKQNGVPVRIKKVLPIHFKLPD; from the coding sequence ATGAGCATCCTGGAAGAAACGGAAACGATTTCGGTTAAGAAAACAGAAATAAATTCCCAGGCCACCCTTAATGACATTGTTTTTGAAAACAGAAACAAGGAATACGGTGCTTTTATTATAAGAAAGGAGTATGGACGTTATGTTACTGTTGCTGTTGTAATTTCAGCCGTGGTGTTTTTTGTAGGTTTGGTATCTCCTCTTATCTATAATAAATATAAGCCTGCGGAGCAAGAAGAAATAGTACAAGAAGTTGATCTTGAATTGATGGAGGTCAAGGATGAGAAACCTGAAGAAGAAATTCCTGTTGAACCTCCGCCTCCTGCAGAGGAGCCCCCAAAAGTTGCAATGAGTGAATTTCTTGAGCCTGAGGTAACCAAAGATGAGCAGGTAGTTAAAGATCCTCCCAAAAACGATGATATTGTAAATCCTGGTCCTGTAGATCAGGATGGAGATGCCAACCTGAATGATGTGATTTCTGATGGTAATGGCTCTGGCAATGCTATCGTTGAGGCTGCTCCATCTAATGAACCGCTATTATATGTTCCTGAAATGCCAGAGTTTAAAGGCAACATGGAGGAGTTTTTTAGAAAAAACGTAGTATATCCTACAAAAGCTCAGAATAATGGTATTGAAGGTAAGGTATTCGTCCAATTTGTTATCAATACTGATGGCACTGTTACGGATGTTAAGGCTATCAGAGGTATAGGTTATGGCTGTGATGAAGAAGCAGAGCGTGTAACTAAAAAGATGGTTTGGACTCCTGGTAAGCAGAATGGTGTCCCTGTGAGAATCAAAAAGGTTTTACCAATCCATTTTAAATTACCGGATTAA
- a CDS encoding metal ABC transporter ATP-binding protein — MIIQVPNPILEVHDLTVAYHRKPVLWGVDLTLPAGSLTGIIGPNGAGKSTLIKAIMGLIPLSSGFVRLFGKELDEVRQKVSYVPQRESVDWDFPASALDVVLMGRYSQIGLFNRPRKADKEVAMECLRKVGLENFANRQISQLSGGQQQRVFLARALAQDADIYFMDEPFAGVDAATEAAIIEILRNMTTSGKTVVVVHHDLQSAITYFNWVLLLNMRLVASGPTEKVFTQDLLQETYGGKLTVLAKVGDLLEKQQFPSREDKA, encoded by the coding sequence ATGATTATTCAGGTTCCAAATCCAATATTAGAAGTCCACGATCTCACAGTGGCATATCATAGGAAACCGGTTTTATGGGGAGTAGATTTAACCCTGCCAGCAGGCTCTCTTACCGGTATCATTGGTCCTAATGGAGCCGGTAAATCTACACTAATCAAAGCAATTATGGGACTGATTCCTCTCAGCAGTGGTTTTGTGAGGTTATTTGGTAAGGAGCTGGACGAAGTGAGGCAAAAAGTGAGCTATGTACCACAAAGAGAATCTGTTGACTGGGATTTCCCTGCTTCAGCATTGGATGTTGTACTAATGGGAAGGTATAGTCAGATCGGATTATTTAATAGGCCAAGGAAAGCAGATAAAGAAGTTGCGATGGAGTGTCTTAGAAAAGTAGGTCTTGAAAATTTTGCAAACAGACAGATTTCTCAACTTTCAGGAGGTCAGCAACAAAGGGTGTTTCTAGCCAGAGCTCTGGCTCAGGATGCAGACATTTATTTTATGGACGAGCCATTTGCAGGAGTAGATGCTGCGACAGAAGCTGCAATCATTGAGATTCTCAGGAATATGACAACATCCGGAAAAACAGTAGTTGTTGTGCATCATGATTTACAGTCTGCCATCACCTATTTTAACTGGGTTTTATTATTAAATATGCGCTTAGTCGCTTCTGGCCCGACAGAGAAAGTATTCACTCAGGACCTTCTACAAGAAACCTATGGAGGAAAACTAACTGTACTGGCCAAAGTCGGCGATTTGCTGGAGAAACAGCAATTTCCGTCCCGAGAGGATAAAGCTTAA